From Candidatus Omnitrophota bacterium:
GAAGAGCTCCTTTAATGCTGGCAGGGTGTCTCGGAACAGATATGGTGCGTTTTTACCAGAGGCTACATACAATTCTTTAAATGGAGTATATCCATACGCTTTTATGACTTCGCTGAATTCTTTCTCAAGCATCTGAATATCTATTCGTTCAGCCAAAAATATCTTCGCCGCCTCTTCCTCTGCTTTGTCGAAGGACGGCTGTGTAACCGTCTCCCCTCCGGGTGGGTAAGACGGCTGGGCGGCGGTTAATTTCAAATAGTCTTCCATAGAAACCCATTTTTCCGCCTCTTCCAATTTTGAAACAAGAACTTCCGGCTTAACAAAATGCGGAACAAAAGATTCTACCCGATACAGCGCATGCCTAAAATACGGGCCATTGACAGGAATTCTGATGATAATACCGGCATAACCTTTAGCTTCGGCAAAATGCCGAACCTGACTTCCTATTTCTCTTTCAAAATTGGTCCTGATATTTATTGTAAAATGTCCCGTTTCTTTGATACTCTCCCACTCTCTTTCGTCTATCGCCCTGTATAGATATTGCCCCTGGTAAGCTACCAATGGCCATGTTTCTAATAACTCCCCAAATGCATTCTGTGATATCTCGCGAAATTCTTCCAATAAATAACCACGACCCTGATAAATAACCCGCAATAGCTCCGGTTTTTTGTCAATATTGTAATCTATGGATTCACCTTTTTCATTAACGCGCTTGATACACCCATTGTTTTTGTACACCAAAATCAAATCATCGATTTTAGCGCCTTTTATATGCGCAGTAAAATCCCATGGAATATGTGATGTAGCAGATGGTAGCGTGGTTACGATAGGGAAATACTCTTTTGGTATTATCATATAAACTTGTTCGGGCATCACAGCCGATGCTATTGGCGCCGCGGACTCTTCTACGGCCAATCTTAGTGCCCCCTCGCTGTTTCTAAAAAGTAGATTACCGGTTACTTCTTTAAGCAAAGTTTGTTTATCTGCATCTGTAATTTTAGACAAGACGGTTAGTATGTTATCATGCGTCTCTTTATCTGTATCCGCTACGCGGGAGAGAATAGACTCAATTAAACCCAAATTCAATGGTATCAGACCATCTGCCTTAGCGAGCCTTTTCAATATATCCTTCTGCTCTTCAGCGCTTATTCCACCCATACCTATAGGTAGCGCTTGCGGCTGTGTAACCGTCTCCCCTCCGGGTGGGTAAGACAGTTTTGCTGCTTGCGGCTGGGTGGTGGATGCTGTCAACGACAGTTCCATAGTAACTACCTGGGGCTGCCCAGCCCTCCAATTATCCGCTATGGCCTTGTCAGCTGCTGCCAATCCCTGTCCTTTGGCTTTTTCAAAAACAGGGGCCAGTCCCATATCGACATAACCCCTATATTCATCCGAAATTCTGAATCCGCCCAATTTATATAATTCAATAAGATGATAGCCGCCCATAGCCGGATCTGTCAGCGATATTTCGATAAGCATCTTATCGTAGGCGGCCTGCGACGCAAATTCCTTCAATCTGTTCATTATCGACATAATAACGCGCGGCGGCATTCCCGGCCTTTGATTCCCGGGTTCCCTCAACACAAGTCTTTCAATAACAAGCGAATTATCATTATCCTTTCTTCTATCGCGTATTGCCAAAAGCGCATAAACCTGTTTGTCGGCATCTAATCCCTTTACCACGACGGTCCATGCGGGCCTTGCCTCAAGTTCTCCCTTTGCTACCAAGGGAGCCTCGGCCGGCGCATAAACCTCGACTGAAATGTCATTACCTGTGACTTTTTTGATTTCATCGATGGGTATCAAACCCTCCATCACCTGTTTCATCGTCCCTGCTTTGTCAGGATCGAGTATTGAAGCGGAAGGATGAATCTGTTGAGCTAAATTTGATATGGTGGGTGCCACGGCCTCTCCAATGGCTAATTTAAGCGCTTGCTCATTATTCTTAAAGAGCGGGTTACCGGTTACTTCTTTAAGCAATCTTTCTTTATCCGCATCTATAATTTTAGACAAGACGGCTGATATATTATCATGTGTCTCTTTATCTGTATCCGCTACGCGGGAGAGAATCGCATCAATCAAAGCCGCATCCAATACTATCGGTCCGTCTGCCTTAGCGAGCCTTTTCAATATATCCTTCTGCTCTTCAGCGCTGATCCCACCCATACCTATAGGCGGCGCTTGCGGCCCTTCGACTCCGCTCAGGGCACGTCCTGAGCTTCTGCCGAAGGACGGTTGGACGACAGGCAACGCTGGCGACTGGGCAATGCTGGGTCCGGGAGCTTTCCTCGTTAAATAACCGAATAATTTGGGCACGATGCTCATTCCAAGGAGCGCGGGTAAAAGTGTAATATGGGCGATCGAGGGGTCCTGGATAAAAAAACCTGCTGACATGAAAAATAGAATTATTACAGCTACTCCACTACTTGCGACCACATTGCGCAGGGACACAATGCGTTTCTTCGCGATATTAAAACTAAGATTAATGGCGGCAAGTGTGCCTACTCTGTTTCCGTAACCATCCTTCAGCGACCTCCTGATATAGTCTTCGCCGTTAACGGCGCCTAAAAATAGCTCTCCTAATTTTTGCCCATAAAGGCGCAGGCTCCTTGCCAGCCGCATGACATTTTTATTCTCAACTTTTGACGCTATGTCAAAGACCTCCAACAAGAGATCTCCATCTACTTCTCTAACATGCAGATATATTGGCTCTTTAAAGTCGCCGTGATTACCATGGATAAAGGCATTCCTTAAAATTTCCGCAATGTAGGGTGCGCCGTATTCGCCGGCGAACCTGCTTGCCAGGATGTTGGCCAAAAGGACAAGTTCCCCGTTTATCAGATCATACCTGCCGTCAAAACTGCTTAAATCCAACGCCACAGCCTTACCTTCATCAAGTATCTTTATTATCTCACCCGATGATTTGATACCAACCCTGGGGATTGCGGTTCCATACTCGGTTTTAAGAAGACCCTCTAACTCTGCGGCGGAGAGGCTATTCCTGAATTCATCCCATTTCTCACCACCCAGGATCTTTTGTATTAGGCTAAGATGCGCATCACGAATATAACGGCTTTCCATAGCGATAGTACGCGCAAGCTCATCCACTGCAAGTTTACCGTTAAGCACATTGTCGGCAAGTTGCACAATATAGTTTGCGGAGTAACCGCCATCAAAAGGCACGTTTTCAGGTTTTATTTCGGCTCGCGCCTTCATCTTATTTTTTATCCATATTCCAAGCATAATACCGGCAACTATCGCACCCGGGATCAATCCTATGGCTATATTGCCAATACCTATAGAAAAACCTGAAGGGTCACCAATAAGAATTATGCCTGCCGCCAAAACGAATGACGTTGGCCTGACGGGCAGAGGCTGTTTCAGGGCCTGCATCATTTTGCCGAAGGATGGCCGTGCAACCTTCTCCCCTCCGGGTGGGTAAGACGGTTCTGCTAATGCCGACTGATTTAAGTTCTTATGGTAGAACATGAGTGGGATTGCCAAAACGAATGCCGCGGGCGCGAACCAGACATTCCATAAACCAATGGCAATGGCAACAACGCCTATTACGAGTTTTGCTGCGGTAAGCTTTGCGACTATGTCTCTGTCGTGGTCGATATTAAATATGTGACCTGCTGTAAATAAAATCGGAGGCGCGAGGGCAAGGCCTGCCAAAGATGTGTAATCGTGCAGGCCTAGTAATGTAAAAAATCCGTATACCAGTGCACCTGCGCTAAATGATATGGCTGTTTCCGACCACCACGCGTTGCGCATCCATCTTTCATTTCCGAACCAGGCACCGCCGCCTTCGGGCGTGGTTAGCATCCGTTCCAACACAGACGGATCTACTCCCAATTTTATATAGTACTTTAAAAGATGTTCTTTTACCGCTGGATATTTTGATATAGCCGCGATAATTTTTGCGATCATAACTTGATTCAGGTTACAAGAAGCGTACTCTGCCTTTTCAGCGCTTTCCTTTTGAGCCGCCAGGTTGCCGGATAAAAGCGCGAACGTTTCGTTTGCCGCTATTAACTTCAAAGCTAACTGTTTTTCATCAGAATTAAGTTCGTTTGAATTATTGATTTCATCTCTACTATTTGGGTTATAGGACGAGCTGTAAATATCGCGAAGTCGGTGGAAGCTATTCAGCGCTTCCTCATCCGCTTCCAGTAATTTTTCCAATTTGTCATAACTATCTATGATGATCGGTTGAATATGGAGAGGGTCTTGCAGAATGTGGATATATTCATGCAAAAGATGCGAGACGGAAGGAATAAAACCTCCGTAATATAATGTCTTGGCACCGGGAACCACAACAGCTCCGCCGCTATGGTACTCTATACCTGCAAGATCCGTATTCAGTCCCCATTCCGATAAAGACAGAATATGGATTTTCCATCCTGATTTTTGAATAATATCGGTAAGATCCCCGACTGTGAGCATCCCTAATTTGTCCGTATCGGTATTTTTTGGGCTGATATTCGCGGTCTTCTGCGCACCAATAACCACTGTGGTATTACCTGTCTGCTGATAGTCGGTTGTCTTTTGAGCTGAATCAATAAATAATAATGTCGCTACCAATGCGGTAACTTTAGCAAATTTCAAAACACTATGCTGAAATATTGTTCTTAGCTTATTCCATGTTTTTATTCCGAACACAGTGCCGACGATTAATGCCGCCGGAATCAATCCTATGGCTATGTTGCCAATACTTATTGAAAAGCCTGACGGGTCACCAACAAGAATTATACCTGCGCCTAGAACGAACTGCATAGGTTTGCCAATCAAAGAGCGACCAGGAATTTGCACTGGTGTCGCAGCTTGCGGCTGTGCAACCTTCTCCCCTCCGGGTGGGTAAAACGGTCCTACTAATGCCGACTGATTTAAGTTCTTATGGTAGAACATGAGTGGGATTGCCAAAACGAATGCCGCGGGCGCGAACCAGATATTCCATAAACCAATGGCAATGGCAACAACGCCTATGGCGAGTTTTGCTGCGGTAAGTTTTGCAACTATGTTTCTGTCGTGGGCGGAATTAAATACATGACCTGCTTTAAATATAATCGGAGGCGCCAGGGCAAGCCCTGCCAAAGATGCGTAATCATGCAGGCCTAGTAATGTAAAAAATCCGTATACCAGTGCACCTGCGCTAAATGATATGGCTGTTTCCGACCACCACGCGTTGCGCATCCATCTCTCACTTCCGAACCAGGCACCGCCGCCTTCGGGTTTCGTGGCTTGAGCAAAGGAGGCGGTAGGCACGCTGGTTTTGTATCCTGCTATGGCTTGACCAACGGCGTCCTTTCCTACCATTACAGTAGCTATTGCCTCTTCTTGGGAATAACCTAATAACTGCTGTAAATAGATTATTTCTGGGGTATACTGTGGCACCTTATTACGAGGCGTTACCTTCACATTTAAGATAGGCGCATCCTGATCAAGCGGTATTATCTCTCCCACACCAGGATCACGTGGTGAACCTAACGGAAGCACTCCCTCAGGTAGCTTAGAATCCTTTTTAATTCCACTCTCCCCCTTATTCGTTGCAGGTACTTTTATTTCTCCTATAATTCCAAGCGCCTTTTTTAACTGCACTAACTTCTCTTTTGAAATAGGGAGAAAAAACGCCATGTCCTGCTTATTCCATTCCAATACTTCAAGCTTATTAAAGTCGTATCCACGTAATTCTTTTTTTCCTTGTGCTACTTTCTGAAAGTTAGTTATGATTTCATATCCTAACGTACCGCGATTGGTGGAGGTTCTTATTCTCGGCAGGTCTTTTATCTGGCCGTTCTCTAAGGCTGGCGTGAGCGCATTTAAAGTATTCACTGCAAAGTCAGCTGAGTAACATGCAAAGATAATAATGGTTAGATCTGATAGTTTTCCCTGATTATTCTTTGCCCGGATCAACAGGTCCTCTGCAAATTCCTTGTAACTATAGGCATCTGGATTATAAAAATTATCTGACTCCTCTTTGCCGGGCTGACCAGAGTTAAGCCATAGATGCCGCGTGCCCCCGTGATGACTAAAATAAAGGAGATTAAAATTCGGATCGTGTATCGAACTACGTAAACTATCCTTTACCTTAACCTTTTCATATGGATCAACCGTTCCTTTATAACTTACGAAAGTTTCTGGATCTTTTGCATTTACACCAAAATCTTTAAATAAAGCTGTGACTTTCTTAGGGTCAAACCTCTTCTCTTCATGAAAGCTTGCCACAACACGTGAATTCTTATCTATAGCTATCTGCTTCCCTTGCTCAAGCCATTCATCCAAAATAAATGGCAGCACTTTTGACACATTTGCGTCATCAACTTCTGTGCCATAACGAACCAATATTGCCTCAATCCCTCGAGCTATCGAGAATTGATTTGGTTCCTCCATTTGCCCCGTTCTCATCAGCGCCTCTGTCTGAGAACGAAAATCATGATTCTTATATATCACCATGATATTTTGCGGAGAAAAACCTTGCGCCTTGATATCGTATTTTCTATCGCTAAAAAGACGTAAAAGATTCTTTGATAACGCATCCGTAAGGCCGATTGATGCATTGCCAATAGCATGAGCCGCACAAAATCTTACTTCTGCATCCGCATCATTAATGCCATTGCCGGATTGTGTAAGAAGAGTAGATATATTTTCACCTATCCTAGGAGATGCTTTGGCAAGTTCACCAAGAACCCGAGTTGCATGCCTTCGTATTTCTACATCCGTATCATTAATGCCTTTGCCGGATTGTGTAAGAAGAGCGAGTATATTTTTATCTAACTCAGGAGATGCTTTGGCAATTTTAATAAGAGCCTGATCAGCACAAAATTTTACTTCTGCATCCGCATCATTAATGCCTTGGCCGGATTGTGTAAGAAGAGCGAGTATATTTTTATCTAACTCAGGAGATGCTTTGGCAAGTTCGCCAAGAGACCAAACTGCAGAAGCCCTTACTTTTGCATCCATATCACTAATACCTTTGCCGGCCTTAGTCAACGCTTCAATTCTATCTACTTTCATCTTAGGGCTTATTTCTTTCATAAAATTTACTGCTGCATATGCCAAAATTACCGTAAACCCAGCGATGACCAATGCGCGAAGCAAATATCTTACATTCAGCCCTCCTCTTCCATTTTGCGCTACTGTATTCGAGCCATTTATTACAAAATGTATAGCAGTTAAGCTACTGATTATTGCTATAACAAAAGGATCTAAAAATCCTAACGTGAAGATGAAGTACGCCGCCAATCCTGTTCCTAAGCTAAAGCCTAATATGTCACGTTTCCATAGGACTGTTCTGCCACGCAATATGTGCGGCAGCCAGAATACCGTCCCTGCGGCGAATGATGCGGCAATCTCATTTCCATGAGGAATTAGAAAAAATATGATAGCGCCAACCCCGATACCAACTAATGATTCTAACCACGGAGCCACCCAGCGCACGTAAGTTTCATTGTCAAGCCAGGCACCGCCGCCTTCGGGCGTGGCTTGCGTAGGCGCGAAATTGCCCGCCACAATGACTTCACCTGTTCCCATACCTGCACTTGCAATAGCAGTATTGATGGATGGGCTCATCAATCTATCAAAAATTTCTCCATACAGTTGGAGAGGTATATTATAAGAAAGGAGTCCTTCTTTTTTTAATACTCCCTTATCTTTTTCGACTTTAGCGCCAAGCAACTTCAGGATCTCATTTATTGCGGTAACTCTATTATTCTCATCGACATCTTCCAATTCCAATGTTCTCAATATTTTTTCATAAGAGATAGACGCGTCATATCCATATTTACGTAGGAAATCCGGAAATAGGTCTTCTCTATGGTAGTATTTTGCGAACTCGGCGGCAAATTGAAGCCCCCTGAGTTTGTCAAATTCCGTAATCTCGCCCTTTTTCATTTTTGTAAAATAAAGATTTAATTCATATAATGCCATCATACAGAGCGTTGCTTTGGAAGAATCTACATAACCCGCATTTAGTGAAACAATATATACAGCCTTGCCATCCATCGTTTTCGCATCCGAAACGAGACAAGCATCCTGACTATCATTATAAGAAATGCTAAAGCCAATCGGCCTTATTAACTCTTTAACATCCTTTAAATAATCGTTGAACCCAAAGAAATAGGAAACAAGCGATACCGCTTCCCGCGCTTTTTCTGTCCTTATATTTGCCGCATTAATATTCTTTATGACAAAGTCAAAGCTATCGTTATCTTGTAAAGGCACCACATTCTCAGGCAGCACAAACCCGTCTTTGTAGTCTAAGCCATCGATTATCCTCGAATTGGGGAATCTGTACTTAGTGTCTGTTTCTTCTCTTTTAGATGATTTGACTTGCGATGAAACTCTTCTTTCAATATTATCCCAGGGCTCTTCTCTTGTTATACCTTCTATCATGATCGTTAAAGCTTGAATGTTATGTTTGAGTATCGATGCGGTGGTTGTTCCGATAAACTGACTGTGCGGATAACGCAAACGAATTGGACCTGAATAGCACCGCGTGCTATCGCACGACAAGATAGCGATTATTTTAGTTCCAAATTGCAAAATGTTTCCTTGCGGAGCCTTTTCGAGAGCGAGGGCAAGCGATGCTCCCATGCCGGAATGCCCTGAATAAACTATCATATGAATTTGTGGATCACCAATATAGCTAAATACCTCTCCTTTATAATTTTTCGGGTCCCCCGTGGGATCACAATACACGGTGACCTTTTTACCATTGAGCTCCCTTCTATATATAACCAACCGCGCTTTTTCCTCCCTTGAATAACCTGCCGCCACGAACATACTATTAAAATAATCCGGCGAAGTCGGGGCATAGAGCCTTATATTGAGCTCCTGACCCGGGTTCTGCTTTTTATCAAATATCTCTTCGTAGGGTGGGGCGGATTGAGGCGTAAAAATTGATTCGACACTTTTTACCAAGCCAGGGTTTTTGCCATTTAAAAAGGTATGATCATTTTTATTAATTGTGCTTAACGTAACGGCAAGGCACTGAAGATACATATTTCTCCTCGAAGGAACTTCTTTGCTCATAATAGAAGTATATATTACGTCACAGATTTCAGCTTTTTTATCAAGATCTACCGCTTTGCTTGAAATAGCAAACATCATTAAATTAAAATCTCTATAATCTATAACTTTTTTCTGTTTAATATCCGCGATTTTTTTGCCAACTATTTCTTGGAATAATAATTTTTTTCCAGCTACATTTTTTGCCAGTTCTATTCTTACATGTTCATCATGAATTAATTCGAGTATTCTTTCAAAAAACTTTCCGGATGCCAACTGTGGGTTATTTTGAAATATTTGGATTAAGGCTACCGCCGCTTCACAACAAGCCTTTCCATCTTTATCATATATTCCCTGGTTCTCTTGCGTTAAAAGCGATATTGCCTCTTGGGGCCTCATATATTTATTCTCTACCCATTTACCAATTAACCCAATAACATAACCCCGGATATAGGAAGAAGGACTTTTAAATCCAACGCCTTCCTTTTGCGTTAGAAGCTCTATTGCTTTTTCCGGGTTGATTTCTGGCAAAATTTTGGTGGCCTGTTCAACTACATATTCATCTTTATCATATATTCCCTGGCCCTTTTGCGTTAAAAGCGATATTGCCTTTTCCTGAGTCATATGTTTATTTTCCACCCATTCAACAATTAACCTAATAACCTTGTTTCGAATAACAACAGAAGGGTCTTTCAAGCCGATATCTTTATATTGCGTTAGAAGCTCTTTTGCTTTTTCAAAATCTATTTCTATCAAAATTTCGATGGTATGTTCGCGAATAAATTCATTTTCATCAATCAGGAGTTCCTTTGCTTTTTCCAGGTCGATTCCTAACAAAACTTTGATGGCCAAGCCAGTGACCCTACTAGCACTATCATTTATCCCCTGGTTCTCTTGTATTAAAAGCGATACTGCCTCTTCCGGCTTCATATATTTTCTCTGTACATATTCACCAATTGAGCTAATAACGCGGATCCTTACTTCATAATCCGGGTCTTTTATTTTTTCTTTAATCGCATCCAAATTGAATGATGGAGCTATGGCTATCTGGGCAGGCATTGAAGTCGGTGAAACAGCGTACGCCGGCGCAAAGATATTAGCGGCCACTCCTATCAAAAAGCACGCAATGCTTATAATAAACAATCTTCTGAAGCCATCCGCGATATTCCTCCAAATCGATACCCAGCTTACACTACCGCCTGAGATTGCAGCACTGGCCTGCACTGCGGCTGGCGCTTGCGTCGTAGTTTGCGGCCGTATAACCTTCTCCCCTCCGGGTGGGTAAGACGGTACAAATACCTTCCGGTCACCTATGTTAACCGGTTCTCCATTAACGATAAGCGGTTCTGAGTTCTCAAATTGCGATAAGGAAAATATAACGCTAGTTCCGTTCGTGAATGAACCGCCATTGATAAGCCCTGTCACCACTTTAATGGCTTCATCAAAAGCATCATTATGGCCTAACACGTTTAGGTATGACGCTATCTGCAATGACGACTGTCTTTCACTAATCGTCTTTGTGATAGGATCAACTCCGCCCGAAAGTAGCCTGAAGTATGGACAGTCACCTTCTGATTTTTCCATTTTTGGTAAAATCTCTATATATGAATAACCTTTTTTCTTGAATATCTCTTTTAAATTATCTTTGTGAAAACCACCGGTAACGAGAATAACCGCGTCGGATCGACCTATCTTCATCTTATGGGTTATATTTTTAATGAACGCGCTATCTCTCTTCAGGGAAAGAGAGTAGAACTTCTCCATATTTTCCCTGTACTTATCAAGGCGCGCCAAGCCTTCATCTACCTTAAAATCGAATCCGTATAGCGGGCATTTAGCGGATAGAAAAGATATAAAGTTCCGTGCGGCAAAATCATCCTTATGCCCGAGGTAATAGTCCCAGTCTTCTTTGACAAGGCTTACCGACAAGATATTCTTTGTGATATCAAGCCGCCTGGACAATATATGCAAAGCCTTCTCGTCATCATTAACGAAACTGGATTCAAATATCTTTTCTTCAATGGACTTAAGCTGGCGCGAAAATTCCCTCTTATTGATGGACTCAAAGCGGCTTACGTACTCTGAATATCTCATTAAATTCGGGGACTCGCTGATATCGAAACCGCAAAGTTTCGCCTTTGCGAATAAATATGAATAAAATTCCTCTTGAGGTATTTCGCCTGCGTGAAACGCAACTGTTTTTGCCACCATTTCTTCAAGATATTTTTTAGAGAGCCTCTTATTAAGTTTATCTATCAGAACATTGCGCTCTCTTTCAGCTACTTTGAAATCTATACTATTTTCATCCTCTATTATTTTGGCAAGTTCAAGGACATCCTTAAATGAAGATATGTCAACATTGCGCATTTTCGCGGTGCTCACGAGGCTGGGCATATACTCTTTAACATCGAGCTTGCCTTCGCTATACTGTGAAGCCTTTTCATCCAGGGCCATAAGCTCTTTTGAGTAGATCCTGGATTTAAGATTTGTGATGGCGTGGTTTAATAGATTAACGCATTTGTCCGCGTCTTCTTTGAAGCCCAGAGAATCCCGGTAGGTTTTTAAATTCTCGATATAATATGCCGGGTCCTCTATGCCGTACAGGGTTACCGCCTGCGGATTATTTATGGCATAGAACTCCGAGCCATTAACTTCGCCTTCTTTCACAAAATAATCCGCGACATCCTGCCTGATCTTAGCGTCGGCTATGTTAGTAAAAGGCGTAAGGTCGTAATCACCAGCACCGCCTTCAAGCGCTATTAAGTCTACGCCATATTTATCGCGCATATACGATATGATCGAGGCAATGGACTGCTGGGCAGAATAGTTGCAGTGGGCGTCCTGGATGTGTATGATGGTCTTGTCGAGTGTGCCTTTGAAGGTGTAGGCAATTTCGCCTAAGTTTATAGGGACCTTAATGTCCCCTATATTCATCTTATTATGAGCTAATAGGGATTCAGAAGACAAAGGCCTGCCTATGCCTTGAGCTTCACCTAACGGCCCTATTGATTGCAGGATAAAGGTGAAGCATACGGCCAAAGCCATTATTTTGCAAATTATATGTCGCCTTAATGGTATTACCATATACATATGAGTTTACACGATAATAATATCAATTCAAGTCGGATTCTCTTACTTTTTTATGCCTTAACAAAATGCCCTGCACCAGTCGGCTAACCGTTAAACGATAGCCTCCGGTACAGGGCATGTACCACTACACATTATGGCCGTGCCATGTACCCGAGCGATGGCTATCTCTAGTTTTCGCGAGTGGTACATGGTGGAGCCTACGGGAGTCGAACCCGTGACTCAGCGTTGCGAACGCTGCGTAATTCCACTTTACTAAGGCCCCATTTTGGGAATACTATACAACAGTCCGGCTTATCCAGTCAAGGTAATCCTTGCTGCCGGCAATGATCGGTATCGCTATGATTTCAGGCACCTCATAACTATGCATTTTTTTTACTTCAGTTTCTATTTTTTTAAAATTTGACCGCCTGGTCTTCATCACGATAAGAACCTCTTTTGCGCTGTCAATCTTGGCCTTCCACCAGAATTTAGATTCTATGCCGGAGACGATATTAGCGCATGCGACGAGCTTCTTTGCTAATAAACGGTTCACGATCTTACGCGCTTCCTGACGCGACGCGCAGCTTACCGTTATTGAGATAAAACTATTATTCATATTTTGTAATTTTATGTTTTGGAATGGGGAATCTGCGGGATTCGATATAAAAAACGTAATATTACGTAAGAGTACCGATCATAGTGCCGACAGCATCCTGGACCAGCGCCCAGTCCTGCTGATTATGTATGGCGAATTTCTGCTTTCTTTTCCATCCGCCCTCCGG
This genomic window contains:
- the cutA gene encoding divalent-cation tolerance protein CutA, with the translated sequence MNNSFISITVSCASRQEARKIVNRLLAKKLVACANIVSGIESKFWWKAKIDSAKEVLIVMKTRRSNFKKIETEVKKMHSYEVPEIIAIPIIAGSKDYLDWISRTVV